The Zalophus californianus isolate mZalCal1 chromosome 6, mZalCal1.pri.v2, whole genome shotgun sequence DNA window CCCATCACACCACTCTGGTGAAAGGGGGTGTGGTCCTGATTTTATCCTGAAGAGCAAGGCATTTAACTccctggaggagagggaaaggaagggtaCCTGGGGGGAAACCTCTTGCATAATCCCTTTCTGGCCTAAAGAGACAGAAGCTGAAACCTGCTTGACTCACATGTAAGGTGCAGAGCCCAGGGGTGGCCCTTTAAGGTCCCTCCCCGCCAACTTCTCTAGGGCAGGGGCTAAAGTGTGAGATGGGTCTGGTGGGAAAGAGCCTCCCCCAGGGTGGGGAGGCCTAGGATGGGTCTTCTCTGCCTGTGGGTCATCCCTGAGGCCTCAGCCCTCCTGGGGGAGCCAGCACCTTGCACTCCTGGGAGATGGAGTAGTTAGATGGAAAAGTGACCTCCTTTTGAGTCTCTTTCAGCAGCTTCTTGAGATTGGTGTCATCAAAGGGCAGCCGGGCGACCACTAGAGTGTAGAGGATGACGCCCATGCTCCAGGTGTCAGACAGGAAAGGGTTGTAGGGCAAGCCCAGCAAGATCTCCGGGCATGCATAAGCGAAGCTGCCACAGTAGGTCTGGCTGAGGTGGTTTGTAAAGCAGTTCGTTTGGCGGTAAGAAGGGCTACTATGCACTGTCTGGTTAGAAGGCACCATCTTGGCGAAGCCAAAGTCTGATATCTTCACATTCTCCCGCTTGTCCAGCAACAGGTTCTCCAACTTTAAGTCCCTACCAGCAGCAGAAAGGCTGGGGGTCAGGCTGGGGAGAGGGCTTAGTATTAGACCGGGAGCTGAAGGGCCAGGGGTCAGAGGCTAGAGATGGAAAAGGCAAGGTGGGAGAGAGGTGCCATTATGAGGATACAAGTAGAGAGGAAAGAGCCATGGAGTTGTGAGCAGAGCCCAAAGGTGAGAGAGGATGGTACCTGAGGACCACAGGGGGCTCGTCATTGTAGTTCAGAGTGCCGTGCTCACAGTGGGCGCTACAGAAACGTTCTTGAGCAGAGAATTAAAATAGAGGGGATGAATGGGCCTAGATAACTGAGGAAGgtcaagggagaaaaaagagggcagaaaatggGAAACATGCATAAAACCCCCTTGAGAGCCCAAAGGCCCCAGCCTGGGTGGCAGCGCCCTCACCGGTGCACGATGCCCTTGCTGTGCAGGTAGGCGATGCCCAGGGTCATCTGGGAGAACCACTTGCCAGCAAGGGGCTCAGAACAAGCCCCATATCGCTGGATCCACTCAAGGACATCACCGCCCTGAGCCAGCTCCAGAATGATGTATACTCGGGATGTGGTTTCGATGGCCTGGTAGAAGTTGATGAGGTACTTGTGCCGCAGGACCCTCATGACCTGGCCCCGGAAGAGGGACCCATCAAACCTGGGAAGGGAGAACCCGGGCTGTGCTCCCAGCCCTCCTGCTGTCTGACGGCTAACTTAACTTAGAACTCTGCAAGCGGATTAAACTCCAGAGGGCTGGGTGATCTGTGGGCAAACCCTAGGCTTTGTACTTTTACTTTGTGAAGGGCTGgaggtgagtgggtgggtggaaaGAGATTGAATTTACATCAAGTCATTTTCATGCTGCTTAGTGAGACAGTCAGccctgcggggggtggggtgggggtgggggttctcaCTCCACCTCCTCCTAACCACACCCCTTCTGAGAAGTCTTAAGCAGCTTGGTCTCAGTTCCCTTTCCAACCTGTATCTCACGGGGCAGGAACTTGTTAAGATAGTCCTCAGAGGCCTTCTTCTTTGAGATGATCTTGACAGCCACCATGACCTTCTGCTTTGTGTAGTAAGCCTCATACACCGTCCCATAGGAGCCATTGCCAATGACCTTGCCCACCTCGTAACCATAGGCCTCCATGACAGAGCGGTAGGCTGAGGTAGGTGGTGCTACCTCCGAGGTGTCTCCCTTCCCCATGGTGTTGGGCTTGCTGAGAGTAGGGAACTGTGCTACTTCGAAGCCTATTATCTGCTCAGAAAGCCAACTTTGAGCCACTGAGGGCTGGGGTAACAAAGTAAAGTTAGTCTCCAAATGCTTGCCTATATAGTCACGCAAGTCTGGGATGCTGGGCTCACCTCCCCAGTGGGAACgtggaggggggagaagggggcagcAGTTCTTTTTGTCTCCACTGGCTGTTGTTACTTCTTCCTCCTCTTGGTTACGGAATTCGCCAAGGTCCCATGTTCCACATACATCACAATTCACCTTCTTTCCACCTTGGGCCACAAGGCTTGAGAATGAAGTGCACAGTGGAACATATTCCTGGAGGCAGCTTCTGTAGTCTGGTGAGACCGCCCCCCCCTCCCGGCCATAGATCTAGTCCCTTCAACCATTCATGTCcattgagcacccactgtgtgccaggccgtGCACTGAGTACTGGGATAAAACAGCTAATAACGCCAACAGAGACCCTGTACTCAGTTTATTATCCAGAATGAGAAACTTGCATGTGAGAATATGACAGAGAACTGCAAGGTGTTGTAGAAGCCTATTCTAAGGAATCTTAACCTtacaatgttttttgtttgtttgtctggcTTAAAGCAACCacccttttatttattcatttattttttggcaaGTTGAGCTGTGCTCAGTTGGGTGGTTCTTCTGGTGGTCTCATCTTAGCTGGGTGGTTTGTTTCTGCTGCATATGGTCTCACTATCCAGTGGACTAGCCAGAGTTCCTTCACATAGTAGCAGAGAAttacatgaggaaaaaaaaaatcagaaattgcaTGACAGCTAAGCCTAGACTTCAAAATCGCAGAGCATCACTTCCAtacctttataaaaataaagagtttcAAGGTTACAAGGATCCCAGATTGAAGGGGTGGAATGGACTCCACCTGGGAACTCTGAAATGCATTCTTATCTTCCCATGACCCTAAGTTCTGtacttttcctcctctccctctagCCATTCCTCAGACTTCACTGGAGCCTTATCTTCTCTGTCCCTTAATCATATCCGGAAGGTTCTACCACAGGCCTTATTTCCTCAGAGCTTTATGCCCTCCCATTAGGATCTCACCCATTTCCCAACATTTTAGTTATTACATCCATGCTGACTGCTCCTAATCTCATCTCTATCCCAGATGTCCTCTGGAGTTCCAGATCCAGCATCCAGTTGCTTACTGGACATCACATGGACATGTCTCCCTCAGGTATCTTAAACTCACCATGTCCAAAATTGAACTCTTTCTGTTCTTGCCCTagacttcctctttttttttcttttcttttttttaaagatttatttgacagagagagcgagcacaagcagtgg harbors:
- the TSSK4 gene encoding testis-specific serine/threonine-protein kinase 4 isoform X3, with protein sequence MGKGDTSEVAPPTSAYRSVMEAYGYEVGKVIGNGSYGTVYEAYYTKQKVMVAVKIISKKKASEDYLNKFLPREIQVMRVLRHKYLINFYQAIETTSRVYIILELAQGGDVLEWIQRYGACSEPLAGKWFSQMTLGIAYLHSKGIVHRDLKLENLLLDKRENVKISDFGFAKMVPSNQTVHSSPSYRQTNCFTNHLSQTYCGSFAYACPEILLGLPYNPFLSDTWSMGVILYTLVVARLPFDDTNLKKLLKETQKEVTFPSNYSISQECKNLVLQTLRQATKRATILDIIKDPWVLKFQPEQPTQEIRLLEAMCQPSSTTNRHQSLEINT
- the TSSK4 gene encoding testis-specific serine/threonine-protein kinase 4 isoform X1, translating into MGKGDTSEVAPPTSAYRSVMEAYGYEVGKVIGNGSYGTVYEAYYTKQKVMVAVKIISKKKASEDYLNKFLPREIQVMRVLRHKYLINFYQAIETTSRVYIILELAQGGDVLEWIQRYGACSEPLAGKWFSQMTLGIAYLHSKGIVHRLTPSLSAAGRDLKLENLLLDKRENVKISDFGFAKMVPSNQTVHSSPSYRQTNCFTNHLSQTYCGSFAYACPEILLGLPYNPFLSDTWSMGVILYTLVVARLPFDDTNLKKLLKETQKEVTFPSNYSISQECKNLVLQTLRQATKRATILDIIKDPWVLKFQPEQPTQEIRLLEAMCQPSSTTNRHQSLEINT
- the TSSK4 gene encoding testis-specific serine/threonine-protein kinase 4 isoform X5, which gives rise to MGKGDTSEVAPPTSAYRSVMEAYGYEVGKVIGNGSYGTVYEAYYTKQKVMVAVKIISKKKASEDYLNKFLPREIQVMRVLRHKYLINFYQAIETTSRVYIILELAQGGDVLEWIQRYGACSEPLAGKWFSQMTLGIAYLHSKGIVHRDLKLENLLLDKRENVKISDFGFAKMVPSNQTVHSSPSYRQTNCFTNHLSQTYCGSFAYACPEILLGLPYNPFLSDTWSMGVILYTLVVARLPFDDTNLKKLLKETQKEVTFPSNYSISQECKVQLLTACVAQWGASSAKTSLSPALEPGPPDATPSHQACHHPGHHQGSLGAQIPA
- the TSSK4 gene encoding testis-specific serine/threonine-protein kinase 4 isoform X2 — protein: MGKGDTSEVAPPTSAYRSVMEAYGYEVGKVIGNGSYGTVYEAYYTKQKVMVAVKIISKKKASEDYLNKFLPREIQVMRVLRHKYLINFYQAIETTSRVYIILELAQGGDVLEWIQRYGACSEPLAGKWFSQMTLGIAYLHSKGIVHRLTPSLSAAGRDLKLENLLLDKRENVKISDFGFAKMVPSNQTVHSSPSYRQTNCFTNHLSQTYCGSFAYACPEILLGLPYNPFLSDTWSMGVILYTLVVARLPFDDTNLKKLLKETQKEVTFPSNYSISQECKVQLLTACVAQWGASSAKTSLSPALEPGPPDATPSHQACHHPGHHQGSLGAQIPA
- the TSSK4 gene encoding testis-specific serine/threonine-protein kinase 4 isoform X6 codes for the protein MGKGDTSEVAPPTSAYRSVMEAYGYEVGKVIGNGSYGTVYEAYYTKQKVMVAVKIISKKKASEDYLNKFLPREIQVMRVLRHKYLINFYQAIETTSRVYIILELAQGGDVLEWIQRYGACSEPLAGKWFSQMTLGIAYLHSKGIVHRLTPSLSAAGRDLKLENLLLDKRENVKISDFGFAKMVPSNQTVHSSPSYRQTNCFTNHLSQTYCGSFAYACPEILLGLPYNPFLSDTWSMGVILYTLVVARLPFDDTNLKKLLKETQKEVQLLTACVAQWGASSAKTSLSPALEPGPPDATPSHQACHHPGHHQGSLGAQIPA
- the TSSK4 gene encoding testis-specific serine/threonine-protein kinase 4 isoform X4, translated to MGKGDTSEVAPPTSAYRSVMEAYGYEVGKVIGNGSYGTVYEAYYTKQKVMVAVKIISKKKASEDYLNKFLPREIQVMRVLRHKYLINFYQAIETTSRVYIILELAQGGDVLEWIQRYGACSEPLAGKWFSQMTLGIAYLHSKGIVHRLTPSLSAAGRDLKLENLLLDKRENVKISDFGFAKMVPSNQTVHSSPSYRQTNCFTNHLSQTYCGSFAYACPEILLGLPYNPFLSDTWSMGVILYTLVVARLPFDDTNLKKLLKETQKENLVLQTLRQATKRATILDIIKDPWVLKFQPEQPTQEIRLLEAMCQPSSTTNRHQSLEINT